Proteins encoded together in one Benincasa hispida cultivar B227 chromosome 1, ASM972705v1, whole genome shotgun sequence window:
- the LOC120070341 gene encoding 2-oxoglutarate-dependent dioxygenase AOP3-like, translated as MGIQSSAKSEVPVIKFSIENDEDLHPQSTKWLETCSQVRAALEEYGCFLAEYESASSKLYDEIFKGLKELFDLPLETKMKNVSDKPYHGFLDHTAPFVLPLHQSLGIENATSFQAVESFLKLLWPSGNHHFCENLFSYSEMISEMEQLVKKMVFESYGVGKYYDSHIASTTYLLRTMKYRIPQMGEENIGAEAHTDKSFFTILHQINGVNGLEIKPKNGDHWLRLQFSPNSFLVMAGDACLAWSNGRIHSATHRVIIEGSKERYSTALFSYHKGIIEIPQELVDEQHPLRFNPFNHYGLLGYFSTDECEKMPSTANAYCGV; from the exons ATGGGAATTCAATCTTCAGCAAAGTCAGAAGTTCCTGTTATCAAATTCTCCATTGAAAATGATGAAGATCTTCATCCTCAAAGCACCAAATGGTTAGAAACATGTAGCCAAGTGAGAGCTGCTCTTGAAGAATATGGCTGTTTTTTAGCTGAGTATGAGAGTGCCTCATCAAAGCTTTATGATGAAATTTTCAAAGGCTTGAAAGAGCTTTTTGATTTGCCATTAGaaactaaaatgaaaaatgtttctgATAAGCCTTACCATGGATTTTTGGACCATACAGCTCCCTTTGTTCTTCCTCTTCATCAAAGCCTTGGTATTGAAAATGCAACATCTTTTCAAGCTGTTGAGTCTTTTCTTAAGCTCTTGTGGCCTTCTGGAAATCATCATTTCTG TGAAAATCTATTTTCATACTCAGAGATGATATCAGAGATGGAGCAATTAGTAAAAAAGATGGTATTTGAAAGCTATGGAGTGGGAAAATACTATGATTCTCATATTGCTTCAACCACTTACCTTCTAAGAACAATGAAATATAGAATTCCTCAAATGGGTGAAGAGAATATTGGTGCAGAAGCTCATACAGACAAGAGTTTCTTCACTATTCTTCATCAAATTAATGGAGTCAATGGCTTGGAAATCAAACCAAAAAATGGTGATCATTGGCTTCGACTTCAATTCTCTCCAAATTCCTTCTTGGTCATGGCTGGAGATGCTTGTTTG GCATGGAGCAATGGGAGAATCCACTCAGCCACCCATAGAGTTATCATTGAGGGAAGCAAGGAAAGATATTCAACTGCCCTATTTTCATACCACAAAGGAATTATTGAAATTCCACAAGAATTGGTGGATGAGCAACATCCCTTGAGATTTAACCCTTTTAACCATTATGGATTACTTGGTTACTTTTCCACAGATGAGTGTGAGAAAATGCCTTCCACTGCCAATGCTTATTGTGGAGTTTGA